A genomic region of Aspergillus oryzae RIB40 DNA, chromosome 1 contains the following coding sequences:
- a CDS encoding uncharacterized protein (inorganic pyrophosphatase/Nucleosome remodeling factor, subunit NURF38) has translation MPPDSTWEDPNTVHPETKAKGDNDPLDVCEIGELVGYPGQVKQVKVLGVMALLDEEETDWKVIVIDVNDPLAPKLNDVEDVERHLPGLLRATNEWFRIYKIPDGKPENQFAFSGECKNKKYALEVIRECADAWEKLMTGKSPKGEISTKNVSVANSTDRAEPSELAAIPQGQNLPPAPIDGSVDKWFFISGAAV, from the exons ATGCCACCTGATTCC ACCTGGGAGGACCCCAACACTGTCCACCCTGagaccaaggccaagggtgACAACGACCCTCTCGATGTCTGCGAGATCGGTGAGCTTGTCGGCTACCCCGGTCAGGTCAAGCAGGTCAAGGTCCTTGGTGTGATGGCCCTTcttgatgaggaagagaccGACTGGaaggtcatcgtcatcgacgTCAACGACCCTCTGGCTCCTAAGCTCAACGAcgttgaggatgttgagcgCCACCTGCCTGGCCTCCTCCGCGCCACCAACGAGTGGTTCCGTATCTACAAGATCCCCGATGGCAAGCCCGAGAACCAGTTCGCTTTCTCCGGCGAGTGCAAGAACAAGAA GTACGCTCTCGAGGTTATCCGCGAGTGCGCTGATGCTTGGGAGAAGCTCATGACTGGAAAGTCTCCCAAGGGCGAGATCAGCAC CAAGAACGTCTCCGTTGCGAACTCCACCGACCGTGCTGAACCCAGCGAGCTTGCCGCCATTCCTCAGGGCCAGAACCTCCCCCCTGCCCCTATTGATGGCAGCGTTGACAAgtggttcttcatctccggTGCTGCTGTGTAA
- a CDS encoding uncharacterized protein (predicted protein) — MFLGSSSTSLVSRLRTAPLNRLSTASPIVARVSRTSATLAPPTKQATPPSSSSPFSLLSSSSSSPSSAVLSPSSFSPSPRVAHSASTVTTRAALISRHLSSSATPPQSPTMSYTVRKIGQANTLEHRVYIEKDGQPVSPFHDIPLYANEEQTILNMVVEIPRWTNAKQEVWGRKHPISQSTDADYV, encoded by the coding sequence ATGTTCTTAGGGTCGTCATCCACCAGTCTCGTTTCCAGACTGCGCACAGCTCCATTAAACCGATTGTCCACCGCCTCTCCGATTGTCGCCCGCGTATCACGCACATCCGCAACGTTGGCTCCCCCCACTAAACAAGCcacccctccttcctcttcctctcccttctctctcctctcttcttcttcttcctctccttcatctgcCGTTTTGtctccttcatccttctccccttccccccGAGTTGCTCATTCGGCTTCGACCGTAACAACTCGTGCAGCTTTAATTTCTCGACACCTTTCTTCGTCCGCTACCCCGCCGCAGTCGCCCACCATGTCTTACACCGTTCGCAAGATCGGCCAGGCCAACACCCTGGAGCACCGTGTCTACATCGAGAAGGATGGCCAGCCCGTCTCTCCCTTCCACGATATTCCTCTCTACGCCAACGAGGAGCAGACTATCCTTAACATGGTCGTTGAGATCCCCCGCTGGACCAACGCCAAGCAGGAGGTATGGGGACGGAAGCACCCAATATCGCAAAGTACGGACGCTGATTACGTATGA
- a CDS encoding tRNA-dihydrouridine(20) synthase (NAD(+)) (tRNA-dihydrouridine synthase), with the protein MTSLTTPPRVPIPANGVDYRGKIVLAPMVRSGELPSRLTALKYGADLVWGPETIDRALAGASRRVNPRNGCIEYTRLPSNGGRTEAAPQESVIYRLDPVREKGKLIFQLGTASPELAVQAAKVVAGDVAGIDVNSGCPKPFSTSGGMGAALLRTPDKLVSILEALVREIGEPYQIGISVKIRILEKPEITEALVSRLVKTGITGLTVHCRTPAMRPRERAIREQLRMIRDICHDAGVACLMNGDVTSRDQGLALMEEFGVDGAMIATSAEANPSCFQSEADGGLLPFREVVHAYLKFCLESENRFGNTKFLLNVMIPGKNKEFQDTKGAKSYADYCHILRFDDLMPAALQVDEILNLTGKSAFFKEETRNKAVQNAIENNETARAASGASRPKSTSPATSGVGPIRTSSFPTPTKTKPEEKEAGANPDIPESASQPSQKQEVAA; encoded by the coding sequence ATGACTTCGCTCACTACACCACCTCGCGTTCCCATCCCCGCCAACGGGGTCGACTATCGTGGCAAAATAGTCCTAGCGCCGATGGTCCGATCGGGAGAATTACCTTCGCGCCTTACAGCCCTTAAATATGGTGCAGATCTTGTCTGGGGTCCCGAAACGATTGATCGTGCGCTCGCCGGTGCCTCTCGCCGCGTGAACCCTCGAAACGGATGCATTGAATATACGAGGCTGCCCTCGAACGGTGGTCGCACCGAAGCAGCACCTCAGGAATCGGTGATTTACCGCCTTGATCCGGTGCGGGAGAAGGGGAAACTCATATTCCAACTCGGTACAGCCTCGCCCGAGCTCGCTGTGCAAGCCGCCAAAGTGGTCGCTGGTGATGTTGCTGGTATAGATGTGAACTCAGGATGTCCGAAACCATTCAGTACAAGCGGCGGTATGGGTGCGGCCTTGTTACGGACACCTGATAAACTGGTTTCAATTCTAGAGGCGCTAGTCCGCGAGATTGGCGAACCTTATCAAATTGGTATCTCCGTGAAGATCCGCATCCTTGAAAAGCCGGAGATTACAGAGGCGTTGGTCTCAAGGCTTGTCAAAACAGGCATTACAGGCTTGACGGTCCATTGCCGAACACCAGCCATGCGTCCTCGCGAACGAGCAATCCGCGAACAGCTCCGTATGATACGCGACATCTGCCATGACGCTGGTGTCGCATGCCTCATGAATGGCGATGTGACCTCCCGTGACCAGGGGCTGGCTTTGATGGAAGAGTTTGGCGTAGATGGAGCCATGATTGCAACATCTGCTGAGGCCAATCCTTCCTGTTTCCAAAGCGAAGCAGATGGAGGTTTGCTTCCATTCAGAGAAGTCGTTCATGCTTACCTAAAGTTCTGTCTCGAGTCGGAGAATCGCTTCGGTAACACCAAGTTTCTACTGAATGTCATGATCCCGGGCAAGAACAAAGAGTTTCAGGACACAAAGGGCGCCAAGAGCTATGCCGATTACTGCCACATCCTGAGGTTCGACGACCTCATGCCAGCTGCGCTCCAAGTCGATGAAATTTTGAACCTCACGGGAAAATCAGCTTTCTTCAAGGAAGAGACACGAAACAAAGCTGTCCAGAACGCGATTGAGAATAACGAAACCGCTCGAGCAGCCAGTGGTGCTTCAAGGCCCAAATCCACGTCCCCCGCTACCAGCGGTGTGGGACCAATTCGTACTAGCTCCTTCCCTACCCCTACGAAGACGAAGCctgaggagaaggaggccggGGCCAATCCCGATATTCCTGAATCAGCTTCTCAGCCATCCCAGAAACAGGAAGTCGCCGCATGA
- a CDS encoding DEAD/DEAH box helicase (SNF2 family DNA-dependent ATPase), with protein sequence MAPSGTQFRPPAVGPAKRAPVIDLEDDGPTYRGGSSDDDDIQMISSTDIKPSLFAKSSRNPEKVLDSPGSATNSSFDRFKEITASAVYNPSSAKRPAAQMDPVPKGTAVKKPRQDGPSRAQPVELDISSLHDIEDYQLRAKVEKMQRVIPQKSVKACMQALLTKRGNYDDALDYLASMVEDEADGRADLSDDELAFNKRASPVAPAKQQIKARGTIQNKWAAMRLDNRNTPKAPAQPSDEESKPRRRLIRGPKTRVSSPSPDRSESPPKKKTGRLVQGRKHPSPEPSEPEASMSDDSDSGVEAITEGESALETKVLRFFNTCNVLDLADIAAITEDVAKVIISNRPFASLDEVRVVTAPTTEQTAKPKGSRGRKTPKPIGDKIVDKCMDMWVGYEAVDSLVAKCEALGKPIASEMKKWGVDIFGKRDGELELTSIDPGASHDSGIGTPASQRSEDDSDGPATGSRKSRFISQPGIMREDLKMKDYQIVGINWLSLLFEKELSCILADDMGLGKTCQVIAFLAHLYEKGIKGPHLIVVPSSTIENWLREFQKFCPTLSVMPYYAGQAERAVIRETIEDNRDSINVIVTTYTIAKAKVDAHFLRNMDFSVCVYDEGHMLKSSTSVLYEKLIRIRARFRLLLTGTPLQNNLQELASLLGFILPKVFQERKEELQNIFANKAKTVDESHSALLSAQRIERAKSMLKPFVLRRKKHQVIDLPPKVSKVEYCELNESQREIYEHEQEEVRKLLADRAAGKKTGNKSANILMKLRQAAIHPLLYRRHYKDTTLSRMAKACLKEEQWSLSNPDIIFEELQAYNDFECHTMCVNYPKSLGKFALKNNEWMDSGKIDKLCELLKRFKENGDRTLIFSQFTMVMDILEHVLENQHLGFVRLDGRTNVEDRQSILDAFHERTDIPVFLLSTKAGGAGINLACANKVVIFDSSFNPQEDVQAENRAHRVGQTREVEVIRLVTKDTIEEQIYALGQTKLALDQAVAGEDAGESKKSEEAGMKAVEDMLIAGSGGEKHSSS encoded by the coding sequence ATGGCGCCCAGCGGTACCCAGTTCCGCCCCCCTGCGGTAGGCCCTGCGAAGCGTGCGCCGGTAATAGATCTTGAGGATGACGGTCCAACGTACCGCGGAGGGTCTTcggacgacgacgacattCAAATGATAAGCAGCACTGACATCAAGCCGTCCTTGTTTGCCAAATCTTCACGGAACCCCGAAAAGGTTCTGGACTCACCGGGAAGCGCAACCAATTCTTCATTCGACCGATTTAAAGAGATCACTGCGTCTGCCGTCTATAACCCCTCGAGCGCAAAACGTCCTGCAGCTCAAATGGACCCTGTACCAAAAGGGACTGCGGTCAAGAAGCCTCGGCAGGATGGGCCTTCCCGTGCACAGCCTGTGGAGCTGGATATATCGTCTTTACATGATATTGAAGACTATCAATTGAGGGCCAAGGTAGAGAAGATGCAAAGAGTGATACCTCAAAAATCTGTCAAAGCTTGCATGCAAGCTCTTTTAACGAAGCGTGGCAATTACGACGATGCTTTGGATTATCTGGCCAGCATGgttgaggatgaagcagatgGACGAGCTGACTTGTCAGACGATGAATTGGCTTTTAATAAAAGAGCCTCTCCCGTTGCGCCGGCAAAGCAGCAGATCAAAGCTCGAGGAACTATTCAGAATAAATGGGCTGCGATGCGCCTGGACAATCGCAACACCCCGAAGGCACCTGCGCAACCGTCCGACGAAGAATCTAAACCAAGGAGGCGGTTAATCAGGGGGCCAAAGACCCGTGTGTCTTCTCCGAGTCCAGATCGCTCAGAGTCCCctccgaaaaagaagaccgGCCGACTTGTTCAAGGACGCAAGCATCCATCACCCGAACCTTCAGAACCCGAAGCGTCCATGTCCGACGACTCAGATTCCGGTGTAGAAGCCATTACAGAGGGTGAGAGCGCATTGGAAACGAAGGTTCTCAGGTTCTTCAATACATGCAATGTCCTTGACCTTGCCGACATTGCCGCAATCACCGAAGATGTTGCGAAAGTCATAATTTCCAACCGACCTTTTGCATCTCTGGATGAGGTACGCGTCGTCACTGCGCCTACGACGGAGCAAACCGCGAAGCCAAAGGGTAGCCGGGGGCGTAAAACGCCCAAGCCAATTGGTGATAAAATCGTGGATAAATGCATGGATATGTGGGTTGGGTACGAAGCTGTCGATTCGTTAGTGGCAAAATGTGAGGCGCTTGGAAAGCCGATTGCATCGGAAATGAAGAAGTGGGGTGTCGATATCTTTGGAAAGCGTGATGGGGAATTGGAACTGACATCTATCGACCCCGGTGCATCGCATGATTCTGGCATCGGTACTCCTGCCAGTCAGCGTTCAGAGGATGATAGTGATGGCCCTGCGACTGGCTCCCGTAAAAGCCGATTCATATCCCAGCCTGGTATCATGCGCGAAGacttgaagatgaaggattATCAAATCGTCGGAATCAATTGGTTGTCGTTGCTCTTCGAGAAAGAATTGAGCTGTATTCTGGCGGACGATATGGGTCTCGGAAAGACTTGCCAGGTCATTGCGTTTTTGGCCCATCTGTATGAGAAGGGCATCAAGGGACCGCACCTCATCGTCGTGCCTTCGTCCACAATCGAAAACTGGCTTAGAGAGTTCCAGAAGTTCTGTCCAACCCTCTCCGTCATGCCATACTACGCTGGCCAAGCCGAGCGGGCAGTGATTCGCGAAACGATCGAAGACAACAGGGATAGCATCAACGTTATTGTCACTACGTATACCATTGCCAAAGCCAAGGTTGATGCACACTTCTTGCGCAACATGGACTTCAGTGTTTGTGTGTATGACGAGGGACATATGCTCAAGAGTTCTACATCTGTTCTCTATGAGAAATTGATCAGAATCCGGGCTCGCTTCAGGCTTCTTTTAACAGGTACACCACTCCAAAACAATCTCCAAGAGCTTGCCTCTCTTCTGGGCTTTATCCTCCCGAAGGTTTTCCAAGAGCGCaaggaagagcttcaaaATATCTTTGCAAACAAGGCGAAGACCGTGGATGAATCCCACTCTGCCTTGCTTTCCGCACAACGCATCGAAAGAGCAAAATCAATGCTTAAGCCTTTTGTGCTGCGACGAAAGAAACACCAGGTCATTGATTTGCCTCCCAAGGTTTCTAAAGTTGAGTATTGTGAATTAAACGAGTCCCAGAGGGAAATTTACGAAcatgagcaagaagaggtCCGTAAGCTGTTAGCCGACCGAGCAGCTGGCAAGAAAACAGGCAACAAGTCTGCAAATATCTTGATGAAGCTACGTCAGGCAGCTATCCATCCATTGCTCTACAGGCGTCACTACAAGGACACTACTTTGAGCCGTATGGCCAAAGCTTGCCTCAAAGAAGAGCAGTGGTCCCTGTCAAATCCGGACATCATTTTTGAAGAGCTACAGGCATACAATGACTTCGAATGTCACACTATGTGCGTGAACTATCCCAAGTCGCTTGGGAAGTTTGCGCTGAAAAacaatgaatggatggatTCGGGTAAAATCGATAAACTTTGTGAACTTCTGAAGCGATTCAAGGAAAACGGTGACCGTACTCTGATCTTCTCCCAGTTCACTATGGTGATGGATATCCTCGAACACGTCCTTGAAAACCAGCACCTTGGTTTTGTTAGACTTGATGGCCGTACGAACGTCGAGGATCGCCAGTCTATCCTCGATGCATTCCATGAACGTACAGATATCCCGgtgttcctcctctccacaAAAGCCGGTGGCGCAGGTATCAACTTGGCCTGTGCCAACAAAGTGGTGATCTTCGACTCGAGCTTCAACCCCCAGGAAGACGTACAAGCCGAGAACCGCGCCCATCGTGTGGGTCAAACGCGCGAGGTGGAAGTCATCCGACTTGTTACCAAGGACACAATCGAAGAACAGATCTATGCACTGGGACAAACGAAGCTGGCTCTCGATCAAGCCGTAGCAGGCGAAGATGCCGGCGAGTCGaagaagagtgaagaagCAGGCATGAAGGCGGTAGAGGATATGCTCATTGCCGGCTCAGGTGGAGAGAAACATAGCTCTTCATGA
- a CDS encoding putative cystathionine beta-synthase (beta-thionase) (predicted protein) — protein MASYSTGSEAFAREKLSSTAEQSTSPSSWADKYRGATVEDLDPPPALSVSPNDLVSSAMLAAYERDFTHLTVTSSTKRSLLGYLSIPRLKQLLKEGTIKESDSVSAAMQRFNRKRGLYQVITMETPLEELEQFFESETGPNGEGREKQEFAVVTDASRKFVLGVVTKGDLEEFVKRRP, from the exons ATGGCTTCCTATTCGACCGGCAGCGAGGCATTTGCCCGCGAAAAGCTCTCTTCTACTGCGGAACAGTCCACTTCCCCGTCATCGTGGGCAGACAAGTACCGAGGG gCTACTGTCGAAGATCTGGACCCCCCTCCGGCACTGTCTGTCTCACCTAACGACTTAGTCTCCTCCGCCATGCTCGCAGCCTACGAACGTGATTTCACTCATTTAACGGTCACCTCTTCTACGAAACGATCCCTACTTGGCTACCTCAGCATTCCCCGGCTCAAGCAGCTTTTGAAAGAAGGAACTATCAAAGAATCAGATTCCGTGTCTGCTGCCATGCAGCGGTTTAACCGGAAGCGGGGTCTGTACCAGGTAATCACAATGGAGACTCCCTTGGAGGAATTAGAGCAATTCTTCGAGAGTGAAACCGGTCCCAATGGCGAGGGGCGAGAGAAACAAGAGTTTGCCGTGGTAACAGATGCATCGCGGAAATTCGTGCTCGGAGTGGTGACGAAGGGTGATCTGGAGGAGTTCGTGAAGAGGAGGCCATAA
- a CDS encoding putative mitochondrial phosphate carrier protein (mitochondrial phosphate carrier protein) — MFPSEDIISNTFSSKHPLNQSGKQPQLSRAPGTTRREPFPAWSVIDDTKSKADAFAKEASREFNVASQKAQAKTGKIEPWTPKYYAACTVGGLLACGLTHTAVTPLDLIKCRRQVDPQLYKSNLVAFRTIRAAEGFRGVFTGWGPTFFGYSAQGAFKYGGYEFFKKFYSDLVGVENANRWKTSLYLTASASAELIADVALCPFEAVKVRMQTTIPPDIRSTFTGISNVVSKEGVAGLYKGLYPLWGRQIPYTMMKFASFETIVEMIYNYLPGQKSDYNKGAQTGVAFTGGYLAGILCAIVSHPADVMVSKLNANRQPGEAFGAAMGRIYKEIGFAGLWNGLPVRIVMIGTLTGLQWMIYDSFKIFMGLPTTGGGPAAEQKK, encoded by the exons ATGTTTCCCTCTGAAGACATCATCAGTAACACGTTTTCCTCAAAGCACCCTCTAAACCAATCCGGAAAGCAGCCGCAGCTTTCGAGAGCACCAGGAACAACGAGGCGGGAGCCGTTTCCAGCATGGAGTGTGATTGATGACACCAAAAGCAAGGCAGATGCCTTTGCAAAGGAGGCGTCACGCGAGTTCAATGTTGCAAGCCAAAAGGCTCAGGCGAAGACTGGCAAAATTGAACCGTGGACTCCCAAGTATTATGCGGCCTGTACAGTCGGCGGACTTCTTGCTTGT GGTCTTACCCACACTGCTGTGACGCCACTAGATCTCATCAAATGCCGACGCCAAGTTGACCCCCAGCTCTACAAAAGCAACTTAGTGGCGTTTCGTACGATTCGCGCCGCAGAGGGCTTCAGAGGAGTGTTTACTGGCTGGGGCCCTACCTTCTTTGGATACAGC GCACAAGGAGCGTTCAAGTACGGTGGCTATGAGTTTTTCAAGAAGTTCTACAGCGATCTTGTTGGAGTGGAGAATGCAAATCGCTGGAAGACGTCCCTGTATCTCACAGCTAGTGCATCTGCCGAGCTTATTGCTGATGTAGCACTTTGTCCTTTCGAGGCCGTCAAGGTGCGCATGCAGACAACAATCCCACCTGATATCCGATCGACTTTCACAGGGATTTCCAACGTCGTTTCGAAGGAAGGTGTGGCTGG ACTTTACAAGGGTCTATATCCGCTGTGGGGTCGGCAGATTCCGTACACCATGATGAAGTTTGCTTCATTCGAGACCATAGTCGAGATGATTTACAACTACCTACCGGGTCAGAAGTCTGATTACAACAAAGGCGCACAGACTGGGGTGGCCTTCACTGGTGGCTACTTGGCTGGTATTCTTTGCGCTATTGTCTCCCACCCCGCTGATGTGATGGTGAGTAAATTGAACGCAAACAGACAGCCCGGCGAAGCCTTTGGTGCCGCTATGGGCCGGATCTACAAGGAAATTGGCTTCGCTGGCTTGTGGAATGGTCTTCCTGTCAGAATCGTCATGATTGGAACTCTG ACCGGTTTGCAAtggatgat TTATGATTCATTCAAGATCTTTATGGGTCTTCCCACTACCGGTGGAGGACCTGCCGCCgaacagaagaagtag
- a CDS encoding uncharacterized protein (predicted protein) gives MASPQQPAPPRHSRGFSFGGRSDKSSNSGSNKIRLTESAEEKHKRSLHTKADPMVAMSEAQPTDPDLSNPTRPRLERPLDTIRSFEAAIYGSYNSRPVSYARTDHESTPAAEYSRRSSYFGGYNGHHRGYNDQNGHYNGRGTYSRPESYMEGNYGGGPPPENYYPYNQGGGRRPRRQRMESDYHGAQNGYGSNVYQKSYENVTAASGSGSNTDPWTNNSTDPSSVNSSIDQLQQQQQQQQQQQQQAVAERFGFAGFGPEPNLNNGGALASGAAGTGPIKLGNSAPVADPTAGGPVGGPASAAGAPTTRRHLRKATNASDASDTKRKSWFKRRFSKD, from the exons ATGGCGTCCCCCCAACAGCCCGCGCCTCCGAGACACAGTCGAGGTTTCAGTTTCGGTGGCAGGTCAGACAAGTCCAGCAATTCTGGCAGCAATAAAATCCGTCTCACCGAATCTGCTGAGGAGAAACATAAACGTTCTTTACATACCAAAGCCGACCCCATGGTTGCTATGAGCGAGGCGCAACCAA CTGACCCCGATCTCTCCAATCCCACCCGTCCTCGACTTGAGCGTCCGCTGGATACAATTCGTTCTTTTGAGGCCGCTATCTACGGATCGTATAATAGCAGACCAGTATCATACGCAAGAACAG ACCATGAATCTACACCCGCAGCGGAATATAGTAGACGCAGTAGCTACTTCGGCG GATACAACGGTCACCACAGAGGCTATAACGACCAAAATGGCCACTACAATGGACGTGGAACATATTCCCGACCGGAGAGTTACATGGAGGGCAACTATGGCGGCGGGCCGCCCCCTGAGAATTACTACCCATACAACCAAGGCGGCGGAAGGCGACCACGTCGGCAACGCATGGAGTCCGACTATCATGGTGCACAAAATGGATATGGGTCTAATGTCTACCAGAAATCCTACGAAAACGTGACGGCAGCGTCTGGGTCGGGAAGCAATACCGATCCCTGGACCAACAATTCAACCGATCCAAGCTCTGTAAACAGCTCAATCGACCAGctacaacaacaacagcaacagcaacagcaacagcaacagcaggcAGTCGCAGAAAGGTTTGGGTTCGCGGGATTCGGCCCTGAACCGAACCTCAACAATGGCGGTGCGTTAGCCTCTGGCGCAGCTGGAACTGGACCAATTAAGCTGGGGAATTCCGCTCCAGTCGCCGATCCCACCGCTGGAGGCCCCGTGGGTGGACCAGCCTCAGCCGCAGGTGCGCCCACCACCCGTCGCCATCTACGCAAAGCGACGAACGCCTCCGATGCGAGCGATACGAAGCGAAAAAGCTGGTTTAAGCGAAGGTTCAGCAAGGACTAG
- a CDS encoding glucose-6-phosphate dehydrogenase (glucose-6-phosphate 1-dehydrogenase), with protein MDHEEYLRRVRSYIKTPTKEIEEQLDSFCQLCSYVSGQYDKDESFQNLTRHLEDIEKGHKEQNRVFYMALPPSVFTTVSEQLKRNCYPKNGVARIIVEKPFGKDLQSSRDLQKALEPNWKEEEIFRIDHYLGKEMVKNILIMRFGNEFFNATWNRHHIDNVQITFKEPFGTEGRGGYFDEFGIIRDVMQNHLLQVLTLLAMERPISFSAEDIRDEKVTVSFN; from the exons ATGGACCACGAAGAATATCTGAGACGTGTGCGGTCGTATATTAAGACCCCCACTAAGGAAATTGAAGAGCAGCTGGACAGCTTCTGCCAACTATGCTCCTACGTCTCGGGCCAATACGACAAGGATGAGTCTTTCCAAAACCTCACTAGACACCTtgaggatatcgagaagGGTCACAAGGAGCAGAACCGTGTCTTCTACATGGCTCTCCCCCCCAGCGTCTTTACTACTGTGTCGGAACAATTAAAGAGAAACTGCTACCCCAAGAACGGTGTCGCTCGTATAATC GTCGAGAAGCCATTCGGTAAAGACCTTCAGAGCTCTCGTGATCTCCAGAAGGCGCTCGAGCCCAAttggaaggaagaggagatctTCCGCATTGACCACTACCTGGGTAAGGAGATGGTCAAGAACATCCTTATCATGCGCTTCGGCAACGAATTCTTCAACGCCACCTGGAACCGTCATCACATCGATAATGTGCAG ATTACCTTTAAGGAGCCCTTCGGCACTGAGGGTCGTGGAGGCTACTTCGACGAGTTTGGTATCATTCGTGACGTTATGCAGAACC ACTTGCTTCAGGTGTTGACTTTGCTCGCTATGGAGCGCCCCATCTCATTTTCTGCCGAGGATATTCGTGATGAGAAGGTAACGGTTTCTTTCAACTAA